A window from Thermodesulfobacteriota bacterium encodes these proteins:
- a CDS encoding ankyrin repeat domain-containing protein — AIGKGHKEIAELLISKGADVNARSGKLRYGWTLLDYAIGKGHKEIAELLISKGAKVNVKSIGTPLHWASLEGNKEVAELLISEGADINAKNMLRHTPLHCASIEGHKEVVELLISKGADVDVLDADHWTPLRYASIKDHEEIVEFLISKGAKKE, encoded by the coding sequence ATGCAATCGGAAAAGGCCATAAAGAAATAGCCGAGTTGCTGATCTCTAAAGGCGCCGATGTCAATGCTAGGTCAGGTAAGTTAAGATATGGTTGGACTCTTTTGGATTATGCAATCGGAAAAGGCCATAAAGAAATAGCCGAGTTGCTGATCTCTAAAGGCGCTAAAGTCAATGTTAAGTCAATTGGCACACCATTGCATTGGGCAAGCCTAGAGGGGAATAAAGAAGTGGCCGAGTTGCTGATTTCTGAAGGCGCCGACATCAATGCTAAGAATATGCTTCGCCATACACCGTTGCATTGTGCAAGCATAGAAGGCCATAAAGAAGTTGTCGAACTGCTTATTTCTAAAGGGGCCGATGTCGATGTGCTAGATGCAGACCATTGGACACCATTACGCTATGCAAGTATAAAAGACCACGAAGAAATAGTTGAGTTCCTTATTTCCAAAGGTGCCAAGAAAGAGTGA